From one Populus alba chromosome 17, ASM523922v2, whole genome shotgun sequence genomic stretch:
- the LOC118055030 gene encoding putative disease resistance protein RGA1 isoform X1 yields the protein MGHKIKSIIARLAEISSLKSEFNLSEQPIDCSHVLHEETEMNRSFEAFSSLIGRDKDKECLINLLAEPFKVGDAHPLVLPIVGMGGLGKTSLAKSVCDAENVKSHFELKMEACVSDDFSLKQVVQKIIKSATGERSADLNEGELIQKLEDIMKGKKYLLLLDDVWNEDAQKWLLLKTLLSNGADGSKIIVTTRSRRVADIMGTVPPHNLSLLGQEDCLSLFYKCAFKEGQMELYPNLVGSGKEIVAKCKQVPLAVINLGTQLYGKTDEKEWKSVRDSEKWEEEGDGILPALKISYQRLPPRLKRCFLYCSVFPKDYPFSDLELVQFWMAQGLILQSSNPNEKLEDVGLRYVRELISRCFFQDYKDEIVGATFKMHDLMHDLASSLAQNEFSIISSQNHQISKTTRHLTILDSDSFFHKTLPEFPNNFHQVRSIFFADSIVGPTCKTDFEKCLSKFKHLRFLELINDVECETFPERIGALKHLRYFGTYFGRKENVKRFSKTLFKLQNLQALVVEIEELTKDVRDLTSLRYLFLVTQQKVGLGVWSVFKLYSLLIVKI from the coding sequence ATGGGTCATAAGATAAAGAGCATCATAGCAAGACTAGCTGAGATTTCATCTCTTAAGTCTGAGTTCAACCTCAGCGAGCAGCCTATTGATTGTAGTCATGTCCTGCATGAGGAAACAGAGATGAACCGATCCTTTGAGGCCTTCTCCAGTCTTATCGGAAGAGATAAAGACAAAGAATGCCTCATCAACCTTTTAGCAGAACCTTTTAAGGTTGGTGATGCACATCCCCTTGTCCTTCCGATTGTAGGAATGGGAGGCTTGGGGAAGACATCTCTTGCCAAATCGGTGTGTGATGCTGAAAATGTAAAAAGTCATTTTGAACTGAAGATGGAGGCGTGTGTTTCAGAtgatttttccttgaaacaagtggtacaaaaaattattaaatctgcaACTGGGGAAAGATCTGCGGATTTGAATGAGGGTGAACTAATACAAAAACTTGAAGATATTATGAAGGGTAAGAAATACCTGCTTCTTTTGGATGATGTTTGGAACGAAGATGCTCAAAAATGGTTGTTGTTGAAGACTTTGTTGTCAAATGGTGCTGATGGAAGTAAGATTATAGTAACTACCCGTAGTCGACGTGTTGCTGACATTATGGGTACTGTTCCTCCGCACAACCTAAGTCTTCTTGGTCAGGAGGACTGTCTGTCGTTGTTTTACAAGTGTGCATTCAAGGAAGGGCAAATGGAGTTGTATCCAAATTTGGTTGGAAGTGGGAAAGAAATAGTGGCGAAATGCAAGCAAGTTCCTCTGGCAGTGATTAACTTGGGGACTCAACTGTATGGTAAGACTGATGAAAAAGAGTGGAAATCGGTGAGAGACAGTGAGAAGTGGGAAGAAGAGGGAGACGGCATTTTACCTGCCTTGAAAATAAGCTATCAAAGACTGCCGCCTCGCTTGAAAAGATGCTTTCTTTATTGTTCGGTTTTTCCAAAAGATTACCCCTTCTCGGATCTCGAATTGGTGCAATTTTGGATGGCACAAGGGCTCATTCTTCAATCATCAAATCCAAATGAGAAGTTGGAAGATGTTGGCTTGCGTTATGTGCGCGAGTTGATCTCAAGATGTTTCTTCCAAGATTATAAGGATGAGATTGTTGGAGCTACCTTTAAGATGCATGATTTAATGCATGATCTTGCATCATCATTGGctcaaaatgagttttcaatCATAAGCTCTCAAAACCACCAAATTTCCAAAACGACCCGTCATCTGACAATTCTTGACTctgattcattttttcataaaactctCCCCGAGTTCCCAAACAACTTCCATCAAGTGCGGTCAATATTCTTTGCAGATAGTATAGTGGGGCCTACATGCAAAACAGATTTTGAGAAATGTTTgtcaaaatttaaacatttgcggtttttagaattaataaatGATGTTGAATGTGAGACTTTTCCGGAGAGGATTGGCGCCTTGAAACATTTGAGATATTTTGGGACCTATTTTGGGAGAAAAGAAAACGTAAAAAGATTCTcaaaaactcttttcaaattgcAAAACTTGCAAGCTTTGGTTGTAGAAATAGAAGAGCTGACCAAAGATGTGAGGGACTTGACCAGCCTTAGATATTTATTTCTAGTTACTCAGCAGAAGGTGGGATTGGGTGTTTGGAGTGTCTTCAAACTTTATTCATTGCTGATtgtgaaaatctag